One Gossypium raimondii isolate GPD5lz chromosome 3, ASM2569854v1, whole genome shotgun sequence genomic window carries:
- the LOC105796825 gene encoding cysteine-tryptophan domain-containing zinc finger protein 7 isoform X1: MDENSDLEEGEACFHEDEGDNINPDTAFSYIDEKIKNVLGHFQKVFEGGVSAENLGAKFGGYGSFLPTYERSPPRLSRPKTPLRNSSISGSTNNLSMEGASQNLKAPPNAPSTGRPGNTSCPSGNIAAKHDSRLTSAQVAEKSILKDESFNRAGIPSDQKTLKFRIKMGSDKKAQKIAAIYSGLGLDYSPSSSLGNSPDESGGTLMISQETTSESPTRILQVMTSNHVPGGVLISPLHDSLLWFLRKEKERPSRENKSTSLLKACQEHPSVLVDKSIMGNKKQLNEKKTKFLIEKSEELEESNNVNRRTVESGKTLLIKKKHENEIAGGESLPNDLKPTALSNSVNIAMEATARVCDVAAEANLNASKGRLLSSDSAKEDSLESISGRSRTSGKKKKRDKRSSLDGNGWEQSVVNFNKNASVDLGDNVGSKEDSKTKVGQVATFRVQNKINIPSKKEKTLAEGKRSKGSKNNGEVADSMKESLRLDVGATLKDTVSSCQGFPSGKDKIQKLKLQKDMKKVQDNHRDSLETNSGQKSDRMEPTMRHFQNRPKGYGPMDFEMEQNGYLDKSKVIFSGRTVNNQLLGVDVPGVVPHLNDKTLASQTAAPAATAPVLIEENWVQCDRCHKWRLLPFDTRPEQLPEKWLCSMLDWLPRMNRCDISEEETTKALNAFYQLPVAENQNNPQNHANGTTSLVSSAHLQHLDQNNSSFNSQALSIKGKKNHALKEVQKSGGSGPNQMSTSKKKYKQQESLKRRSINDMAQAPVESFVMKKSAFEEKERLLVGGETKKAKMKNKRESGLYEYEGSKKSRTEVTSTAEKHQSTNLDNRTLGLNSSTTLPTQANGRSVQNSSGCSNSGGVKHDIKEKTVASLKKLVDQTQASSDAGSLDMRICDKRAPVKKRKLDWQDSQNGNELCMKEESSESGFRNEKKLRFSKIEGKQSNRNDGDGVSNRKSMDHSIGGIEEARSIDRVQQSSKHKKKSSSLKVLDGLDSSRRDSGTGQILIAATSSSSKVSGSRKTRANFEEARGSPVESVSSSPMRTSYPEKLATTGSGKDAANSGIPSCGNLRRCWNGEGTFELAQSGTETKEKVSGDFNSRSHKSSTLDYRDRDSICKISIRNKPSSRLGNSHLLNGDSHSAETVQHTVDHSHSEDRLNKECGGNALFSQKSDDVSNSQAKDCKRSSAVDKMKGSNLTEEQEDMCSRKSMNYQSDVVKSHACLQETFVDCKRNLHKSSEDEQRSYGKKNPSGQPSSDSRIGTQLNIKHDKFDVKSAAPFCTKGNVAPEQNVTQDFSGQTEVMQAEVKSGMSKSSLHFETESCQERKGHRTVPEAQERAVYDGVPVNASSRVNVSKALKQPGKAAGSKNGSAHDLGQQMPDLHVVRNLNACSPVRVKSSSLTVTDALNDAQGLRNYADRLKSSGFVFESNEIYFQAALKFLGVAALLEASNSESGRHDMNHLQVYGTATKLCEMCAKEYERRQEMATAALSYKCVEVAYMRIVYCKHSASSRDLKELQGTVQMVPQGESPSSSISDVDNNLNNQATADKAPLAKGNASYVAGTHALVARNRPSFGRLLDFTQDVSSAMEASRKSLTCFMAATSSLEAAQNIECITSVRKVIDFSFQDVDELACLVEQAMQAISRSDLGSTRD, encoded by the exons ATGGATGAAAATTCTGATCTTGAAGAAGGAGAAGCTTGCTTTCATGAAGATGAAGGCGACAATATTAACCCTGATACCGCCTTCTCTTACATT GATGAGAAGATTAAAAACGTTTTGGGCCATTTTCAAAAAGTTTTTGAAGGTGGAGTTTCAGCAGAAAATTTGG GGGCAAAATTTGGGGGGTATGGCTCATTTTTACCTACCTATGAACGTTCGCCTCCAAGATTGTCACGTCCAAAGACACCACTGAGAAACTCAAGCATATCAGGGTCAACCAATAATTTGTCTATGGAG GGTGCATCTCAGAATTTGAAAGCCCCACCAAATGCACCCTCAACCGGGAGACCAGGGAATACCTCCTGCCCAAGTGGCAATATTGCAGCTAAACATGATTCACGTTTGACTTCTGCTCAAGTTGCTGAGAAGTCTATCTTGAAGGATGAGAGTTTTAACAGAGCAGGGATTCCAAGTGACCAGAAGACATTGAAGTTTCGGATTAAAATGGGGTCTGATAAAAAAGCACAAAAAATTGCTGCAATCTATAGTGGTCTTGGGCTTGATTATTCTCCTTCGTCATCACTGGGGAACAGTCCTGATGAAAGTGGAGGAACATTGATGATATCTCAAGAAACCACTAGTGAATCACCCACTAGAATTCTTCAG GTTATGACTTCCAATCATGTCCCTGGTGGTGTGCTCATATCTCCACTTCATGACAGCCTGCTATGGTTTTtaagaaaggaaaaggaaaggccTTCTAGAGAGAATAAATCTACCTCATTGCTTAAGGCATGTCAAGAACATCCTTCTGTGTTAGTAGATAAGTCCATTATGggtaataaaaaacaattaaatgagAAGAagacaaaatttttaattgaaaaaagtgAAGAGCTGGAGGAATCAAATAACGTAAATCGCAGGACTGTTGAAAGTGGAAAGACATTGCTCATAAAAAAGAAGCATGAAAATGAGATTGCAGGAGGGGAGTCATTGCCCAATGACTTGAAACCCACAGCTCTATCTAATTCAGTGAATATTGCTATGGAAGCCACTGCTAGGGTCTGTGATGTCGCTGCTGAAGCTAATCTGAATGCATCGAAAGGTAGATTGTTGTCCTCTGACTCTGCAAAGGAAGATTCTTTGGAGTCAATATCTGGAAGGAGCAGAACGAGTGGCAAGAAAAAGAAGCGGGATAAGCGGAGTAGTTTAGATGGAAACGGTTGGGAACAGAGTGTAGTGAATTTCAATAAGAATGCTTCAGTCGACCTAGGAGACAATGTTGGGAGCAAGGAAGATTCAAAAACAAAGGTTGGTCAGGTAGCTACATTTCgtgtacaaaataaaataaatattcccTCCAAGAAGGAAAAGACATTGGCTGAGGGAAAGAGGTCAAAAGGTAGCAAAAATAATGGAGAAGTTGCTGATTCAATGAAGGAAAGCTTGAGACTTGATGTGGGTGCAACACTTAAAGATACTGTTAGTTCTTGTCAAGGTTTCCCTTCAGGTAAAGATAAAATTCAGAAGTTGAAGCTGCAGAAGGATATGAAGAAGGTCCAAGATAATCATAGAGATTCACTGGAAACAAATTCTGGACAGAAGAGTGATCGAATGGAGCCAACAATGAGGCATTTTCAGAATAGGCCAAAAGGTTATGGTCCAATGGATTTTGAGATGGAGCAGAATGGCTATTTGGATAAGTCAAAGGTAATATTCAGTGGTAGAACAGTTAATAACCAGCTGTTGGGAGTGGATGTTCCAGGTGTGGTTCCTCACCTCAATGATAAGACACTTGCCTCTCAGACAGCTGCACCAGCTGCAACTGCTCCTGTGTTGATAGAAGAAAATTGGGTTCAGTGTGATCGTTGTCACAAGTGGCGACTCTTGCCTTTTGATACTAGACCAGAACAACTTCCTGAGAAGTGGTTGTGTAGCATGCTTGATTGGCT ACCAAGAATGAACCGGTGTGACATTAGTGAGGAGGAGACAACAAAAGCTCTCAATGCATTTTACCAGCTTCCAGTAGctgaaaatcaaaataacccACAAAATCATGCAAATGGAACTACGTCACTAGTTTCTTCAGCTCACCTTCAACATCTTGATCAGAACAACTCAAGTTTCAATTCTCAGGCTTTATCTATTAAAGGAAAGAAGAACCATGCCCTCAAGGAAGTGCAGAAATCAGGTGGCAGTGGCCCGAATCAGATGTCAACCTCTAAAAAGAAATACAAGCAGCAGGAATCTTTGAAACGTAGGAGCATAAATGACATGGCTCAGGCCCCTGTTGAATCATTTGTCATGAAGAAATCTGCCtttgaagagaaagaaaggcTTCTAGTTGGAg GTGAGACCAAGAAAGCAAAGATGAAAAACAAGAGGGAGTCTGGTCTGTATGAATATGAAGGTTCAAAGAAAAGCAGAACAGAAGTAACATCCACTGCCGAAAAACATCAGAGTACTAACTTAGACAACAGAACGCTGGGCCTTAATTCAAGCACTACCTTGCCAACTCAAGCAAATGGAAGAAGCGTTCAAAATTCCAGTGGGTGCTCTAATTCTGGGGGTGTAAAGCatgatattaaagaaaaaacagTAGCTTCTTTGAAGAAACTTGTGGATCAAACTCAGGCTTCATCAGATGCTGGATCATTAGACATGAGAATATGCGATAAAAGGGCTCCTGTGAAGAAAAGGAAATTGGACTGGCAGGACAGTCAAAATGGGAATGAGTTATGTATGAAGGAAGAAAGTAGTGAGAGTGGATTTAGGAATGAAAAGAAGTTACGGTTTTCAAAGATTGAGGGGAAGCAGTCCAATAGAAATGATGGAGATGGTGTGTCAAACAGGAAAAGTATGGATCATTCAATTGGTGGCATTGAAGAAGCCAGAAGTATTGATAGGGTCCAACAATCAAGTAAGCACAAGAAGAAGTCCTCATCTCTAAAAGTTTTGGATGGCCTTGATTCATCGAGAAGGGATTCTGGAACTGGACAAATTTTGATAGCAGCAACTTCTAGCTCTTCAAAGGTTTCCGGTTCTCGTAAAACCAGAGCAAACTTTGAAGAAGCAAGGGGTTCGCCAGTTGAATCAGTTTCTTCATCTCCAATGAGGACCTCATATCCAGAAAAGCTTGCAACAACTGGTTCAGGGAAGGATGCTGCAAATAGTGGCATTCCTTCATGTGGCAATCTTAGAAGATGTTGGAACGGGGAAGGCACTTTTGAGCTTGCTCAATCTGGTACAGAAACGAAAGAGAAAGTGTCGGGTGATTTTAATTCTAGATCCCATAAATCTTCTACCTTGGATTATCGGGATAGAGATTCTATTTGCAAAATCAGCATTAGAAATAAACCTTCTTCTAGGTTGGGGAATAGCCATTTGCTCAATGGTGATTCTCATTCTGCAGAAACTGTGCAGCATACTGTAGACCATTCCCATAGTGAGGATAGACTGAACAAGGAGTGTGGTGGCAATGCATTATTTTCTCAGAAATCTGACGATGTTTCTAATTCACAGGCAAAAGACTGTAAAAGAAGTTCTGCTGTAGATAAAATGAAGGGTTCTAATCTAACAGAGGAACAGGAGGATATGTGTTCCAGAAAGAGCATGAATTACCAATCAGATGTTGTCAAGAGTCATGCATGTCTTCAAGAAACATTTGTTGATTGCAAACGCAATTTGCATAAATCTAGCGAGGATGAGCAGAGATCTTATGGAAAGAAGAATCCTTCAGGACAACCATCAAGTGATAGTAGAATAGGGACCCAGCTGAatataaaacatgataaatttgatgtaaaatcTGCTGCTCCATTCTGCACAAAGGGGAACGTTGCCCCTGAGCAAAATGTGACCCAGGATTTTAGTGGGCAAACTGAAGTAATGCAAGCAGAGGTAAAAAGtggaatgtcaaaatcatcCTTGCATTTTGAAACTGAAAGTTGTCAAGAAAGAAAAGGTCATCGAACAGTACCAGAAGCACAAGAGAGAGCTGTCTATGATGGGGTTCCAGTTAATGCCTCTTCCAGAGTCAATGTGTCAAAGGCTTTGAAACAGCCTGGAAAAGCTGCTGGCAGCAAGAATGGTTCTGCCCATGATTTGGGACAGCAGATGCCTGATTTGCATGTGGTCAGAAACCTCAATGCTTGCAGTCCTGTGAGAGTAAAGTCCTCCAGCCTGACAGTAACTGATGCCCTGAATGATGCTCAAGGACTTAGAAATTATGCTGATCGTCTTAAG AGTTctggttttgtttttgaaagCAATGAGATTTACTTCCAAGCTGCTCTTAAGTTTCTTGGTGTCGCTGCCCTTTTAGAGGCTAGCAATAGTGAGAGTGGCAGACATGACATGAACCATTTGCAAGTGTATGGCACTGCCACTAAACTTTGCGA AATGTGTGCCAAAGAATATGAAAGACGCCAAGAAATGGCTACTGCTGCTTTGTCCTATAAATGTGTAGAGGTAGCATACATGAGGATTGTTTACTGCAAACATTCTGCTAGCAGCAGAGACCTGAAAGAGTTGCAAGGAACTGTACAGATGGTTCCCCAAG GTGAATCTCCATCATCTTCCATATCAGATGTtgataataacttaaataaccaAGCAACTGCGGATAAGGCTCCATTAGCGAAGGGTAATGCTTCATATGTTGCTGGAACCCATGCCCTTGTTGCTAGAAACCGTCCAAGTTTTGGTCGGTTGCTTGACTTC ACACAGGATGTAAGTTCTGCAATGGAGGCTTCAAGAAAATCTCTAACATGTTTCATGGCTGCTACTTCATCCCTGGAAGCAGCACAAAATATCGAGTGTATTACTTCAGTTAGAAAGGTGATTGATTTCAGCTTCCAGGATGTGGATGAACTTGCATGTTTGGTTGAGCAGGCAATGCAGGCCATAAGTCGTTCTGATTTAGGCAGTACTAGAGATTAA
- the LOC105796826 gene encoding cullin-1 isoform X1 has protein sequence MMMIKKVHRFSSEEYMRMYSIVFELCKPNRRGGNSEVLYDKYHNFLKHYITSKVWPSLQGKKDEALVKEIEQRWSNHKVMTRWITRFFRFLDRYFVPCRKLPPLEQSTLLAFYNLVFGEFNHEIKDAVLSLIDREREGEGIDQALIRNIVGIYVDVGQGSMKYYEQDFEGDMFKATASFYSTKASKWLKTESYKDYMLKVECCLKHERDTVCCYLQSTSHKKLLEIVEYELMSVHESELKEKKQTDESDPCIG, from the exons atgatgatgatAAAAAAAGTCCATCGTTTTTCATCTGAAGAGTACATGCGTATGTACTC aattgtatttgaattgtGTAAGCCAAACCGGAGAGGCGGAAATTCTGAGGTATTATATGACAAGTACCACAATTTTCTCAAACACTACATCACTAGCAAG GTTTGGCCATCATTGCAAGGGAAAAAAGATGAAGCTTTGgtgaaagaaatagagcaaaGATGGTCAAATCACAAAGTTATGACCAGATGGATTACTAGATTCTTTCGCTTTTTGGATAGATACTTTGTTCCTTGCAGGAAGCTTCCTCCACTAGAACAATCTACTCTTTTAGCTTTCTACAATTTG GTATTTGGGGAATTCAATCATGAAATCAAAGATGCTGTATTGTCCCTG ATTGATCGAGAGCGTGAAGGTGAAGGTATCGATCAAGCTCTGATAAGGAACATTGTGGGTATCTATGTAGATGTTGGGCAAGGCTCTATGAAATACTATGAACAAGACTTTGAAGGTGACATGTTTAAAGCTACTGCTTCATTTTATTCCACCAAGGCATCTAAATGGTTAAAAACTGAATCTTACAAGGATTACATGCTTAAG GTTGAATGTTGCTTGAAACATGAAAGAGACACAGTTTGTTGTTATCTGCAGAGCACAAGCCATAAGAAGTTACTCGAG ATtgttgaatatgaattgatgtcTGTTCATGAAAGTGAATTGAAAGAGAAGAAACAGACTGATGAATCTGATCCATGCATTGGATGA
- the LOC105796826 gene encoding cullin-1 isoform X2, protein MGFPYLMARIVFELCKPNRRGGNSEVLYDKYHNFLKHYITSKVWPSLQGKKDEALVKEIEQRWSNHKVMTRWITRFFRFLDRYFVPCRKLPPLEQSTLLAFYNLVFGEFNHEIKDAVLSLIDREREGEGIDQALIRNIVGIYVDVGQGSMKYYEQDFEGDMFKATASFYSTKASKWLKTESYKDYMLKVECCLKHERDTVCCYLQSTSHKKLLEIVEYELMSVHESELKEKKQTDESDPCIG, encoded by the exons ATGGGTTTTCCTTACCTAATGGCTAgaattgtatttgaattgtGTAAGCCAAACCGGAGAGGCGGAAATTCTGAGGTATTATATGACAAGTACCACAATTTTCTCAAACACTACATCACTAGCAAG GTTTGGCCATCATTGCAAGGGAAAAAAGATGAAGCTTTGgtgaaagaaatagagcaaaGATGGTCAAATCACAAAGTTATGACCAGATGGATTACTAGATTCTTTCGCTTTTTGGATAGATACTTTGTTCCTTGCAGGAAGCTTCCTCCACTAGAACAATCTACTCTTTTAGCTTTCTACAATTTG GTATTTGGGGAATTCAATCATGAAATCAAAGATGCTGTATTGTCCCTG ATTGATCGAGAGCGTGAAGGTGAAGGTATCGATCAAGCTCTGATAAGGAACATTGTGGGTATCTATGTAGATGTTGGGCAAGGCTCTATGAAATACTATGAACAAGACTTTGAAGGTGACATGTTTAAAGCTACTGCTTCATTTTATTCCACCAAGGCATCTAAATGGTTAAAAACTGAATCTTACAAGGATTACATGCTTAAG GTTGAATGTTGCTTGAAACATGAAAGAGACACAGTTTGTTGTTATCTGCAGAGCACAAGCCATAAGAAGTTACTCGAG ATtgttgaatatgaattgatgtcTGTTCATGAAAGTGAATTGAAAGAGAAGAAACAGACTGATGAATCTGATCCATGCATTGGATGA
- the LOC105796825 gene encoding cysteine-tryptophan domain-containing zinc finger protein 7 isoform X2 — protein sequence MDENSDLEEGEACFHEDEGDNINPDTAFSYIDEKIKNVLGHFQKVFEGGVSAENLGAKFGGYGSFLPTYERSPPRLSRPKTPLRNSSISGSTNNLSMEGASQNLKAPPNAPSTGRPGNTSCPSGNIAAKHDSRLTSAQVAEKSILKDESFNRAGIPSDQKTLKFRIKMGSDKKAQKIAAIYSGLGLDYSPSSSLGNSPDESGGTLMISQETTSESPTRILQVMTSNHVPGGVLISPLHDSLLWFLRKEKERPSRENKSTSLLKACQEHPSVLVDKSIMGNKKQLNEKKTKFLIEKSEELEESNNVNRRTVESGKTLLIKKKHENEIAGGESLPNDLKPTALSNSVNIAMEATARVCDVAAEANLNASKGRLLSSDSAKEDSLESISGRSRTSGKKKKRDKRSSLDGNGWEQSVVNFNKNASVDLGDNVGSKEDSKTKVGQVATFRVQNKINIPSKKEKTLAEGKRSKGSKNNGEVADSMKESLRLDVGATLKDTVSSCQGFPSGKDKIQKLKLQKDMKKVQDNHRDSLETNSGQKSDRMEPTMRHFQNRPKGYGPMDFEMEQNGYLDKSKVIFSGRTVNNQLLGVDVPGVVPHLNDKTLASQTAAPAATAPVLIEENWVQCDRCHKWRLLPFDTRPEQLPEKWLCSMLDWLPRMNRCDISEEETTKALNAFYQLPVAENQNNPQNHANGTTSLVSSAHLQHLDQNNSSFNSQALSIKGKKNHALKEVQKSGGSGPNQMSTSKKKYKQQESLKRRSINDMAQAPVESFVMKKSAFEEKERLLVGGETKKAKMKNKRESGLYEYEGSKKSRTEVTSTAEKHQSTNLDNRTLGLNSSTTLPTQANGRSVQNSSGCSNSGGVKHDIKEKTVASLKKLVDQTQASSDAGSLDMRICDKRAPVKKRKLDWQDSQNGNELCMKEESSESGFRNEKKLRFSKIEGKQSNRNDGDGVSNRKSMDHSIGGIEEARSIDRVQQSSKHKKKSSSLKVLDGLDSSRRDSGTGQILIAATSSSSKVSGSRKTRANFEEARGSPVESVSSSPMRTSYPEKLATTGSGKDAANSGIPSCGNLRRCWNGEGTFELAQSGTETKEKVSGDFNSRSHKSSTLDYRDRDSICKISIRNKPSSRLGNSHLLNGDSHSAETVQHTVDHSHSEDRLNKECGGNALFSQKSDDVSNSQAKDCKRSSAVDKMKGSNLTEEQEDMCSRKSMNYQSDVVKSHACLQETFVDCKRNLHKSSEDEQRSYGKKNPSGQPSSDSRIGTQLNIKHDKFDVKSAAPFCTKGNVAPEQNVTQDFSGQTEVMQAEVKSGMSKSSLHFETESCQERKGHRTVPEAQERAVYDGVPVNASSRVNVSKALKQPGKAAGSKNGSAHDLGQQMPDLHVVRNLNACSPVRVKSSSLTVTDALNDAQGLRNYADRLKSSGFVFESNEIYFQAALKFLGVAALLEASNSESGRHDMNHLQVYGTATKLCDSQNVCQRI from the exons ATGGATGAAAATTCTGATCTTGAAGAAGGAGAAGCTTGCTTTCATGAAGATGAAGGCGACAATATTAACCCTGATACCGCCTTCTCTTACATT GATGAGAAGATTAAAAACGTTTTGGGCCATTTTCAAAAAGTTTTTGAAGGTGGAGTTTCAGCAGAAAATTTGG GGGCAAAATTTGGGGGGTATGGCTCATTTTTACCTACCTATGAACGTTCGCCTCCAAGATTGTCACGTCCAAAGACACCACTGAGAAACTCAAGCATATCAGGGTCAACCAATAATTTGTCTATGGAG GGTGCATCTCAGAATTTGAAAGCCCCACCAAATGCACCCTCAACCGGGAGACCAGGGAATACCTCCTGCCCAAGTGGCAATATTGCAGCTAAACATGATTCACGTTTGACTTCTGCTCAAGTTGCTGAGAAGTCTATCTTGAAGGATGAGAGTTTTAACAGAGCAGGGATTCCAAGTGACCAGAAGACATTGAAGTTTCGGATTAAAATGGGGTCTGATAAAAAAGCACAAAAAATTGCTGCAATCTATAGTGGTCTTGGGCTTGATTATTCTCCTTCGTCATCACTGGGGAACAGTCCTGATGAAAGTGGAGGAACATTGATGATATCTCAAGAAACCACTAGTGAATCACCCACTAGAATTCTTCAG GTTATGACTTCCAATCATGTCCCTGGTGGTGTGCTCATATCTCCACTTCATGACAGCCTGCTATGGTTTTtaagaaaggaaaaggaaaggccTTCTAGAGAGAATAAATCTACCTCATTGCTTAAGGCATGTCAAGAACATCCTTCTGTGTTAGTAGATAAGTCCATTATGggtaataaaaaacaattaaatgagAAGAagacaaaatttttaattgaaaaaagtgAAGAGCTGGAGGAATCAAATAACGTAAATCGCAGGACTGTTGAAAGTGGAAAGACATTGCTCATAAAAAAGAAGCATGAAAATGAGATTGCAGGAGGGGAGTCATTGCCCAATGACTTGAAACCCACAGCTCTATCTAATTCAGTGAATATTGCTATGGAAGCCACTGCTAGGGTCTGTGATGTCGCTGCTGAAGCTAATCTGAATGCATCGAAAGGTAGATTGTTGTCCTCTGACTCTGCAAAGGAAGATTCTTTGGAGTCAATATCTGGAAGGAGCAGAACGAGTGGCAAGAAAAAGAAGCGGGATAAGCGGAGTAGTTTAGATGGAAACGGTTGGGAACAGAGTGTAGTGAATTTCAATAAGAATGCTTCAGTCGACCTAGGAGACAATGTTGGGAGCAAGGAAGATTCAAAAACAAAGGTTGGTCAGGTAGCTACATTTCgtgtacaaaataaaataaatattcccTCCAAGAAGGAAAAGACATTGGCTGAGGGAAAGAGGTCAAAAGGTAGCAAAAATAATGGAGAAGTTGCTGATTCAATGAAGGAAAGCTTGAGACTTGATGTGGGTGCAACACTTAAAGATACTGTTAGTTCTTGTCAAGGTTTCCCTTCAGGTAAAGATAAAATTCAGAAGTTGAAGCTGCAGAAGGATATGAAGAAGGTCCAAGATAATCATAGAGATTCACTGGAAACAAATTCTGGACAGAAGAGTGATCGAATGGAGCCAACAATGAGGCATTTTCAGAATAGGCCAAAAGGTTATGGTCCAATGGATTTTGAGATGGAGCAGAATGGCTATTTGGATAAGTCAAAGGTAATATTCAGTGGTAGAACAGTTAATAACCAGCTGTTGGGAGTGGATGTTCCAGGTGTGGTTCCTCACCTCAATGATAAGACACTTGCCTCTCAGACAGCTGCACCAGCTGCAACTGCTCCTGTGTTGATAGAAGAAAATTGGGTTCAGTGTGATCGTTGTCACAAGTGGCGACTCTTGCCTTTTGATACTAGACCAGAACAACTTCCTGAGAAGTGGTTGTGTAGCATGCTTGATTGGCT ACCAAGAATGAACCGGTGTGACATTAGTGAGGAGGAGACAACAAAAGCTCTCAATGCATTTTACCAGCTTCCAGTAGctgaaaatcaaaataacccACAAAATCATGCAAATGGAACTACGTCACTAGTTTCTTCAGCTCACCTTCAACATCTTGATCAGAACAACTCAAGTTTCAATTCTCAGGCTTTATCTATTAAAGGAAAGAAGAACCATGCCCTCAAGGAAGTGCAGAAATCAGGTGGCAGTGGCCCGAATCAGATGTCAACCTCTAAAAAGAAATACAAGCAGCAGGAATCTTTGAAACGTAGGAGCATAAATGACATGGCTCAGGCCCCTGTTGAATCATTTGTCATGAAGAAATCTGCCtttgaagagaaagaaaggcTTCTAGTTGGAg GTGAGACCAAGAAAGCAAAGATGAAAAACAAGAGGGAGTCTGGTCTGTATGAATATGAAGGTTCAAAGAAAAGCAGAACAGAAGTAACATCCACTGCCGAAAAACATCAGAGTACTAACTTAGACAACAGAACGCTGGGCCTTAATTCAAGCACTACCTTGCCAACTCAAGCAAATGGAAGAAGCGTTCAAAATTCCAGTGGGTGCTCTAATTCTGGGGGTGTAAAGCatgatattaaagaaaaaacagTAGCTTCTTTGAAGAAACTTGTGGATCAAACTCAGGCTTCATCAGATGCTGGATCATTAGACATGAGAATATGCGATAAAAGGGCTCCTGTGAAGAAAAGGAAATTGGACTGGCAGGACAGTCAAAATGGGAATGAGTTATGTATGAAGGAAGAAAGTAGTGAGAGTGGATTTAGGAATGAAAAGAAGTTACGGTTTTCAAAGATTGAGGGGAAGCAGTCCAATAGAAATGATGGAGATGGTGTGTCAAACAGGAAAAGTATGGATCATTCAATTGGTGGCATTGAAGAAGCCAGAAGTATTGATAGGGTCCAACAATCAAGTAAGCACAAGAAGAAGTCCTCATCTCTAAAAGTTTTGGATGGCCTTGATTCATCGAGAAGGGATTCTGGAACTGGACAAATTTTGATAGCAGCAACTTCTAGCTCTTCAAAGGTTTCCGGTTCTCGTAAAACCAGAGCAAACTTTGAAGAAGCAAGGGGTTCGCCAGTTGAATCAGTTTCTTCATCTCCAATGAGGACCTCATATCCAGAAAAGCTTGCAACAACTGGTTCAGGGAAGGATGCTGCAAATAGTGGCATTCCTTCATGTGGCAATCTTAGAAGATGTTGGAACGGGGAAGGCACTTTTGAGCTTGCTCAATCTGGTACAGAAACGAAAGAGAAAGTGTCGGGTGATTTTAATTCTAGATCCCATAAATCTTCTACCTTGGATTATCGGGATAGAGATTCTATTTGCAAAATCAGCATTAGAAATAAACCTTCTTCTAGGTTGGGGAATAGCCATTTGCTCAATGGTGATTCTCATTCTGCAGAAACTGTGCAGCATACTGTAGACCATTCCCATAGTGAGGATAGACTGAACAAGGAGTGTGGTGGCAATGCATTATTTTCTCAGAAATCTGACGATGTTTCTAATTCACAGGCAAAAGACTGTAAAAGAAGTTCTGCTGTAGATAAAATGAAGGGTTCTAATCTAACAGAGGAACAGGAGGATATGTGTTCCAGAAAGAGCATGAATTACCAATCAGATGTTGTCAAGAGTCATGCATGTCTTCAAGAAACATTTGTTGATTGCAAACGCAATTTGCATAAATCTAGCGAGGATGAGCAGAGATCTTATGGAAAGAAGAATCCTTCAGGACAACCATCAAGTGATAGTAGAATAGGGACCCAGCTGAatataaaacatgataaatttgatgtaaaatcTGCTGCTCCATTCTGCACAAAGGGGAACGTTGCCCCTGAGCAAAATGTGACCCAGGATTTTAGTGGGCAAACTGAAGTAATGCAAGCAGAGGTAAAAAGtggaatgtcaaaatcatcCTTGCATTTTGAAACTGAAAGTTGTCAAGAAAGAAAAGGTCATCGAACAGTACCAGAAGCACAAGAGAGAGCTGTCTATGATGGGGTTCCAGTTAATGCCTCTTCCAGAGTCAATGTGTCAAAGGCTTTGAAACAGCCTGGAAAAGCTGCTGGCAGCAAGAATGGTTCTGCCCATGATTTGGGACAGCAGATGCCTGATTTGCATGTGGTCAGAAACCTCAATGCTTGCAGTCCTGTGAGAGTAAAGTCCTCCAGCCTGACAGTAACTGATGCCCTGAATGATGCTCAAGGACTTAGAAATTATGCTGATCGTCTTAAG AGTTctggttttgtttttgaaagCAATGAGATTTACTTCCAAGCTGCTCTTAAGTTTCTTGGTGTCGCTGCCCTTTTAGAGGCTAGCAATAGTGAGAGTGGCAGACATGACATGAACCATTTGCAAGTGTATGGCACTGCCACTAAACTTTGCGA TTCACAGAATGTGTGCCAAAGAATATGA